The DNA region AGAGGATCTGCCGGTCGCCGGCGAGCAGCGACCTGAAGCGTTCAACCCGGCGCAGGGCCTGACCGCGGCCGTCGGGTGAGAGTCCCGCGTCCCGCGTCCGCCGCAGCTCCTCGGCCTTCGCCCGCAGCAGTGCCTTCCGGTTGGCCCGGTAGCGAAGGGTGACGGGGGCGCCGTTCATGTTGCCCACCACCAGCGGGTACCTGTCGGTCAGCGCTACCTGCTGGCCCGTCGTGAGCGTCGCGAAGAAGTGGGCGAGGCGGTAGGCGGGCGCGTCCGCGTCGGGGAGTGCGTGACCGGCTATCCGGTCCCTCGCCCAGGAAGCGAGCGCGGTCTCGCGCGGTCCGGACGCGTGCTGATGACGCACGGCGGTCCACCCGGTGGTCGCCAGCATCACGAACACGACCGCGACGGCGAGCAGCGCGCGCCAGGCGGTGAGCGTGGGGGAGGAGTCGAAGGAGGTCACTGCGCCCCACCCTAGGAGACGTGCGGGAGCGGTCGTCGCAGGGGTGACACAGATCACCCGACCGCGGGGATTCGACGTCGCATTGTCACACCGTGTGTACGGCGCGCCCACAACGCGCTGCCCCGGCGCCCCGGCATGCGCCCGGATCCCGCTACGGCGCCCGACGGAAGCCGCGGCCTTGTGAGTTCGGCCATGACGACGCGCCGAGGCGTACGGCACAGTTGTGCGGTTCGCCTAAGCGGCGCGCCAGTTGCCCGACAGCGCAGGTCCGAGGTGGTCCAGGTGGAGTTCGGTCAACTGGCGGAGCGCGTCGACACCGCCGTCCTGCCGCCGGCCCCAGAGCTGTCCGGTCAGCCGCATCACCCCGGAGAACGCGGCGACGGCCACCCTGGGGCGCGGATCGGTCTCCGGGTCCAGCCCCTCACGCTCCGCGATCAGCCGGGCGGTCTGCACCTCGAGGTCGACACTGCGCCGCAGGTGCGCGGCGAGCAGCGCGGGCGTCGATTCGATCATCCGGTAGGTACGCATCTGGAGTTCGACCGTGACGTCCCCTTCGACGGCCTCGGCGATGCTGTTCCAGGCGTTCAGCGCGGCCCGGCGCAGTGCCTCGAACGGGGCCTCGCCGGCGGGACGTTGACGCAACTCCGTGAGGAAGCGCGCCTCCACCGACTCCTGGACGGCGAAGGCGGCCGCCTCCTTGTTCGCGAAGTGGCGGAAGAAGGTGCGCTGGGAGACCTCGACGGCCTCGGCGATCTCGTCGACCGTGGTCCGCTCGTACCCCTGGGCGGCGAAGAGTTCGAGAGCGGCGTGCAACAGGGCCTCGCGCGTGCGCTGTTTCTTGCGTTCACGCAATCCGGTCGGAGTCCCGGACGGGAGCACCCCGGAAGTCTGCCTGCGCGTCACGTACCGGACCTCTTTCTGCCGCTTTGACCGGCTCAGCCTACCTGTGAGCTACGTGACAGTTACTGTCATGTGAATTGGTTTGTTAACTGTCAGTGGCTGACACTAATCTCCTGCGCATGACTAGTCAGACCACTGTCGAGAAGGCGCCGCGGGAGCCCGAAGACACCCGTGTTCCCGCACCGGCGAAAGGGCTGCGCGGCCATCCCTGGCTGACGCTGTTCGCGGTCGCCATCGGCGTGATGATGGTGGCGCTCGACGGCACGATCGTCGCGATCGCCAACCCCGCCATCCAGCAGGACCTCAAGGCCTCGCTCGCCGACGTCCAGTGGATAACCAACGGCTACATGCTGGCCCTCGCGGTCTCCCTGATCACCGCGGGAAAGCTCGGTGACCGCTTCGGCCACCGTCAGACCTTCCTGGTGGGCATCGCGGGATTCGCCGCCGCGTCGGCGGCCATCGGCCTCTCCGACAGCGTGACCCTGGTGATCGTCTTCCGCGTGCTCCAGGGCCTCTTCGGCGCCCTGCTGATGCCGGCGGCGCTCGGTCTGCTGCGCGCCACCTTCCCCGCCGAGAAGCTGAACATGGCCATCGGCATCTGGGGCATGGTGATCGGCGCGTCGACCGCGGGCGGTCCCATCCTCGGCGGCGTGCTCGTCGAGCACGTCAGCTGGCAGTCCGTCTTCTTCATCAACGTGCCGGTCGGCGTGATCGCGCTCGTCTTCGGTCTGGTGATCCTCAGGGACCACCGCGCCGAGAACGCGCCGAAGTCGTTCGACATCGGCGGGATCATGCTGCTGTCGCAGGCGATGTTCTGTCTGATCTGGTCGCTGATCAAGGGCTCCGAGTGGGGCTGGGGCGACCCCAAGACCCTCGGATTCCTCGGCGCCGCCGTGGTCCTGTTCTTCGTGTTCGCGCTCTCCCAGAAGAACGTCCGCGAGCCGCTGATCCCGCTGGCCATGTTCCGCTCCGTGCCGCTCTCGGCCGGGGTGGTCCTCATGGTGCTGATGGCGTTCGCCTTCATGGGCGGCCTGTTCTTCGTCACCTTCTACCTCCAGAACGTCCACGGCATGAGCCCGGTCGACAGCGGTCTGCACCTGCTCCCGCTCACCGGCATGATGATCGTCGGCTCGCCGCTCGCCGGCGCCGCGATCACCAAGTTCGGTCCCCGGGTCCCGCTGGTCGGCGGCATGGTGTCCGTCGCGATCGCCATGTTCGGCATGTCGCAGCTGACCATCGGCACGGGCACACTCACCATGTCGCTCTGGTTCGCGCTGCTCGGCCTCGGTCTGGCACCGGTCATGGTCGGCGCCACCGAGGTCATCGTGGGCAACGCCCCGATGGAGCTCTCCGGTGTCGCGGGCGGGCTGCAGCAGGCCGCGATGCAGGTCGGTGGCAGCCTCGGCACGGCTGTCCTGGGCGCCGTCATGGCCGCCCAGGTCGACGCGAAGCTCGACGACAACTGGAAGGCGGCGGAGCTTCCGCCGGTGGACGCGGCCCAGCTGGAACAGGCGTCCTCGGCCATCAAGGTCGGTATGCCGCCGGTGGCACCCGGTACGCCGCCGGAGGTCGCGGCGAAGATCGCGGGCGTCGCCCATGACACGTTCGTGTCGGGGATGAGCTCCGCGTTCATGGTCGCCGGAATCGTCGCGGTGGTCGCGGCCCTGGTCGCCATGCTCACCAAGCGCGGCGTGAACGCCGAGGCAGGCATGGGGGCCGGC from Streptomyces sp. B1I3 includes:
- a CDS encoding MFS transporter — its product is MTSQTTVEKAPREPEDTRVPAPAKGLRGHPWLTLFAVAIGVMMVALDGTIVAIANPAIQQDLKASLADVQWITNGYMLALAVSLITAGKLGDRFGHRQTFLVGIAGFAAASAAIGLSDSVTLVIVFRVLQGLFGALLMPAALGLLRATFPAEKLNMAIGIWGMVIGASTAGGPILGGVLVEHVSWQSVFFINVPVGVIALVFGLVILRDHRAENAPKSFDIGGIMLLSQAMFCLIWSLIKGSEWGWGDPKTLGFLGAAVVLFFVFALSQKNVREPLIPLAMFRSVPLSAGVVLMVLMAFAFMGGLFFVTFYLQNVHGMSPVDSGLHLLPLTGMMIVGSPLAGAAITKFGPRVPLVGGMVSVAIAMFGMSQLTIGTGTLTMSLWFALLGLGLAPVMVGATEVIVGNAPMELSGVAGGLQQAAMQVGGSLGTAVLGAVMAAQVDAKLDDNWKAAELPPVDAAQLEQASSAIKVGMPPVAPGTPPEVAAKIAGVAHDTFVSGMSSAFMVAGIVAVVAALVAMLTKRGVNAEAGMGAGHI
- a CDS encoding TetR/AcrR family transcriptional regulator is translated as MTRRQTSGVLPSGTPTGLRERKKQRTREALLHAALELFAAQGYERTTVDEIAEAVEVSQRTFFRHFANKEAAAFAVQESVEARFLTELRQRPAGEAPFEALRRAALNAWNSIAEAVEGDVTVELQMRTYRMIESTPALLAAHLRRSVDLEVQTARLIAEREGLDPETDPRPRVAVAAFSGVMRLTGQLWGRRQDGGVDALRQLTELHLDHLGPALSGNWRAA